A genomic stretch from Camelus dromedarius isolate mCamDro1 chromosome 10, mCamDro1.pat, whole genome shotgun sequence includes:
- the PPP3R2 gene encoding calcineurin subunit B type 2 encodes MGNETSYPVEMCSHFDQDEIKQLSKRFKKLDLDKSGTLSVEEFMSLPELQENPLVQRVIDIFDTDGNGEVDFREFILGTSQFSVRGEEEQKLRFAFNIYDMDKDGYISNGELFQVLKMMVGDNLEDWQLQQLVDKTIIAVDKDGDGKISFQEFSAVVGGLEVHKKLAAIF; translated from the coding sequence ATGGGAAATGAGACCAGTTACCCGGTGGAGATGTGCTCCCACTTTGACCAAGATGAAATTAAACAGCTGAGCAAGCGGTTTAAGAAGCTGGACTTGGACAAATCGGGCACCCTGAGCGTGGAGGAGTTCATGTCCCTGCCCGAGCTGCAGGAGAACCCGTTGGTGCAGCGAGTGATCGACATCTTCGACACTGACGGCAACGGAGAGGTGGACTTCAGGGAGTTCATCCTGGGGACCTCCCAGTTCAGTGTCAGGGGAGAAGAGGAGCAGAAGCTGAGGTTTGCTTTCAACATCTACGACATGGACAAAGACGGCTACATTTCCAACGGGGAGCTCTTCCAGGTGCTGAAGATGATGGTGGGGGACAACCTGGAAGACTGGCAGTTGCAGCAGCTCGTGGACAAAACCATCATCGCGGTGGACAAGGACGGCGACGGCAAAATATCCTTCCAGGAATTCAGTGCTGTGGTCGGAGGCCTGGAAGTCCACAAGAAGTTGGCGGCAATTTTTTGA